From Achromobacter spanius, a single genomic window includes:
- a CDS encoding glycosyltransferase family 4 protein, with protein MSSSLRIVHSEAATAFGGQEGRIFKEMHAMRARGHHVEAICQPRAQLTERLRDAGFTVHAVDMKGTVAYLKGVPAVRQILKAGRFDVLNTHSRRDTVIAALAGRMAGTPLIVRTRHLSNVVGSMWSYTILPHRVTAVSDHVREYLISRGVPSEKIATVYSPIVLPAPVEHSTLRGELGLADDDIVVGCVAVMRATKGHKDLIDAIAPLMAVRPKLHLVFVGAGSPVFEQTQAYIAQRGLQDRIHLMGTRRDVPNLLAGFDLFALATQQEASGTVYVEAQASGLPVIGTNVGGVSEMFRDGVTGFLVPPKNSLALTTALERLIDDPALRRTMGEAGRKMVWEEGVFSPARLAETTEAIYNRWLAERRQ; from the coding sequence ATGTCGTCCAGTCTACGTATCGTGCATTCGGAAGCCGCCACCGCCTTTGGCGGACAGGAAGGCCGAATTTTCAAGGAAATGCATGCCATGCGGGCGCGCGGGCATCATGTCGAAGCGATCTGCCAGCCGCGCGCGCAACTGACCGAGCGACTGCGGGATGCGGGTTTCACCGTGCATGCCGTCGATATGAAGGGGACGGTGGCCTACTTGAAGGGCGTCCCCGCCGTCCGCCAGATTCTGAAGGCGGGGCGTTTTGACGTGCTCAATACCCACAGCCGGCGCGACACGGTCATCGCCGCCCTGGCAGGGCGCATGGCCGGCACGCCCCTGATCGTGCGCACCCGCCACCTGTCCAACGTGGTTGGCTCGATGTGGTCGTACACCATCCTGCCGCACCGCGTCACCGCCGTCAGCGACCACGTGCGCGAATACCTGATCAGCCGCGGCGTCCCGTCCGAAAAGATCGCCACCGTGTATTCGCCCATCGTGCTGCCCGCGCCGGTCGAACACTCCACCTTGCGCGGTGAACTCGGTCTGGCCGACGACGACATCGTCGTGGGCTGTGTGGCCGTCATGCGCGCCACCAAGGGCCACAAGGACCTGATCGACGCCATCGCGCCCCTGATGGCGGTGCGTCCGAAGCTGCATCTGGTGTTCGTCGGCGCCGGCTCGCCGGTCTTCGAGCAGACGCAGGCATACATTGCTCAGCGCGGCCTGCAAGACCGGATCCACCTGATGGGCACGCGGCGCGACGTCCCCAATCTGCTGGCGGGATTCGACCTCTTCGCCCTGGCCACACAACAGGAAGCCTCCGGTACGGTCTATGTCGAGGCGCAGGCGAGCGGCCTGCCGGTCATTGGCACGAATGTCGGCGGCGTCTCCGAGATGTTCCGGGACGGCGTGACGGGCTTTTTGGTCCCGCCCAAGAATTCGCTCGCCTTGACCACCGCGCTGGAGCGTCTGATCGACGACCCGGCCCTGCGCCGCACCATGGGCGAGGCCGGCCGCAAGATGGTCTGGGAAGAGGGCGTCTTTTCCCCC